The proteins below are encoded in one region of Rana temporaria chromosome 2, aRanTem1.1, whole genome shotgun sequence:
- the LOC120929333 gene encoding uncharacterized protein LOC120929333, whose translation MMTLIEEFLQQRVITPVPQQEEGLGCYSHVFLVRKPSGKFRLILNLKILNKSIRYKKFRMDSIYSVRKLLPSGCFLASIDLRDAYLHVPIRASSQRFLRLAIRTGKEVKHFQFRALLLPQNIHEGSGRSTSTTQVGGSICDPIPGRPPAVCQIRGSVAQRPEEDSVPFRGIRLDFKQRKIEPGSLSSDSLSGVFHRLSSGKDLPSGGKNCQSTSSSKGSTDKSPNNCPDSYVHSGSPHSLYSSSSVGPSPCKRSPAGDPPKLGFRGIPGKTVFDPTSGKKKTLVVEDSSKSESGSVMDLPHDKDPNNGCKFLGVGRPSRGTDGPGILVKGGFQEILQLEGVESHFHGTKGLQSASPESTCPSPIGQCHGSGIYLKAGGHEKQVPTESGLASSVLGRSKRGILVCGTPEGRPEPSGGFFEQTGFWSQNGA comes from the coding sequence ATGATGACTCTAATAGAAGAATTTCTTCAGCAAAGGGTTATCACTCCTGTTCCCCAGCAAGAGGAAGGGTTGGGGTGTTACTCCCACGTGTTCTTAGTGAGGAAGCCGTCAGGAAAGTTCAGATTGATTCTGAACTTAAAAATCCTGAACAAGTCAATCCGTTacaaaaaattcaggatggactcCATCTATTCAGTAAGGAAGCTTCTCCCTTCAGGATGCTTTCTTGCTTCAATAGATCTGAGGGatgcatacctgcatgtcccAATCAGAGCCTCATCGCAACGCTTCCTTCGCCTGGCGATCAGGACGGGGAAGGAGGTGAAACATTTTCAGttcagggctctcctcctcccccagaaTATTCACGAAGGTAGTGGCAGAAGCACTAGCACCACTCAGGTTGGAGGGAGTATCTGTGAtcccatacctggacgacctcctgctgTTTGCCAAATCAGAGGATCGGTTGCTCAGAGACCTGAGGAGGACTCAGTCCCATTTAGAGGAATTAGGTTGgattttaaacaaagaaaaatcgAACCTGGTTCCCTCTCAAGTGATAGTCTTTCTGGGGTATTCCATAGACTCAGTTCAGGAAAAGATCTTCCTTCCGGAGGAAAAAATTGTCAAAGTACAAGCAGCAGTAAAGGCAGTACAGACAAATCTCCCAATAACTGTCCGGACAGCTATGTCCACTCTGGGTCTCCTCACAGCCTCTATTCCAGCAGTTCAGTGGGCCCGTCTCCATGCAAGAGATCTCCAGCTGGCGATCCTCCAAAACTGGGCTTTCGGGGAATCCCTGGAAAAACAGTTTTTGATCCCACCTCAGGTAAAAAGAaaactttggtggtggaggacTCGAGCAAATCTGAGTCTGGGTCTGTTATGGACCTTCCCCACGACAAAGATCCTAACAATGGATGCAagttcctgggggtggggcgccCATCTCGAGGGACAGATGGCCCAGGGATCCTGGTCAAGGGAGGATTCCAGGAGATCCTCCAATTGGAGGGAGTTGAGAGCCATTTTCATGGGACTAAGGGCCTTCAGTCAGCCTCTCCAGAGTCAACATGTCCAAGTcctatcggacaatgccacggcagtggcatatatCTCAAAGCAGGGGGGCACGAGAAGCAGGTGCCTACTGAATCTGGCCTTGCAAGTTCTGTATTGGGCAGAAGTAAACGTGGCATCCTTGTCTGCGGTACACCTGAAGGGCGACCTGAACCATCTGGCGGATTTTTTGAGCAGACAGGGTTCTGGAGTCAGAATGGAGCCTAA